The Quercus lobata isolate SW786 chromosome 9, ValleyOak3.0 Primary Assembly, whole genome shotgun sequence region ataaattttccCTACATATACCATTTACAATTGccaatgggaatgctctaagagcattagcatccggaattgtaaaaattgttctattttaccatctaaTAAATCTTATCTATCATACTATCTCTCTTTACAATACACTCAATAtcctagtttttatttttacatacaacatAACTTACacagtaaaataatatatatatatatatctcacttctctctcttcctctttgttTCTCTTACTCTGTCTCTTTCTCAACTACCCACCACCACAATCGAGCAACCTAAATGCACCACAACCTTGaattcaaacccaaacaaaacccaatacctgaaccaaaactcaaacccaatacccaattgaggATTGGTTGGCTACAAAAATAATGTGGgaaaactaattttaaaattcctAGGCAGACTCGCTCAACTGAGTTTTAGGTGAGTTTCAGATGAACTTTTTTGTataattgaattttgaattaCAACAACTTTTCTTGAAATCTCGCCTGATATATTAAATCTTGCTCCAACAAAATTCCTATTGTAGCACTTTGAAGTCTTTCATCTAAATATGATCCTCAATGACATTATGTAATTTacaattgaaattgaaactcaaatacaaggaaatgttcaattacaatatatatacgAACATTATTTGCCTATATTTAATAGGTGTTCGTGAcactaaaattatattaattaaaacaaTGATGACAATAATCACATTATTAGTGCAATGTAGTATTATCCAATTCCGAACGACAGTTGACAGTAACAATCATCATGACGATCCACTTAACTTTAGgcttgtgtaattgatcaatCATATTAACCAACTAATGTTTGCTAGTTTGATATCAATGGTTATACATTTATTGATAAAGTACAATAGCTTTTTTCTCAAACAACCAATCAAAGAGTAGTACTTAAAACCTCTTCTAATGCTTTAGAGTCAGAGGAAGCAGCTATGTACTTGCTAAGAAAGTCTTTGTATGTTAGGGACTTATAGAGCGCAGGGTTGCTTGCATCAATCAAAGCTTTTGCTGGTTCTACAAGTGTTTCACTTGATGGATTAAAAAATAAGGAAGCAATTGTTCGAGCTACATTTGAATTTGTCACCACCCGATGTTCAGCACCTTTCAGCTTCCCATTGCTGATAATCTACAACTCAATGCAACACAATTCCAAGAacaataattttgataaaaaaaaaaaaaccttaaaaaaaaaaaactagttaattgcaaacaaaaaaacaccCTAAACTATGGGATAATTGCACTTTGCAGTTTGTACAATAAACCATGAAAACTTGCAATCGCTACACTAATTGTAACAAACTTTGTAAATTGCATCCAATAGTTTGATTGactgttaaaattaataataacatgCCAGTTACATCGTTTTGAACTTTTTGTCAGTTAATGAACTATATTTTAATGGTCCATGTGCTTGCACaagattattaattttaacGGTCAATCACATTGTGGGatgtaatttcaaaaaaaaaaaaaaaagcgttaCAATTTGGGTGCtgattatatgtttaattattaCACAATCGTGTAATTAACTTAGATTGGCTTAATTATTACACACCCAATGTAAGGCCCAAAAATTGTTTACATAACGCCTTCATAATTCAAATCATTACTGTGAAGTAGCACAAATCAAATGTACCATCTGCAAGTTTTCACTTGTAGTTAAAAGTTAGCAAGGATAGTATATATACTAAGAGCTTGTGAAGCTGTATGTACCTGGAGCGGATAACCTATGTTAATCACAAAAGCGTAAGGAATAGGTTCAACACCAACCCATTCCTCATCCTTAAAGACTTGAAGCCCATATACATCACTTTGAAGAAGAATATTAATGCCACCGGGGTCTCTATGTTTTCCCACTCCCAAGGTTAAACTTGGATCTGGGCACGGCGGATAGTGATTGACCAACAGTGTTTGATTTTCACTGAGTCCACTGCTAAAATGATCGGGGCTGATTCCCAAGCCTTGGGAAGTGAACTCCAAAATTCTAAAGCCCAACTTCCTTACTTCAGCTGTATATGGCCCAACAACTTCTCTGAAGAAGGTTTCATGaaacataataattttcatttttgttcagTCAAGTCACCACATGAAAGAACAAATTTACATGTCTATGACTATGAGAATTTACCGATATCTAGGTGGTCTTTCAGGCCAAAATTGGATGTATTTCTCTAGAGGATTACAATGATGCACCAATCCATCCCTCCAGAAGTGAAACTTTTCAGTTGCATAATTTGGACTGCTTGTGTAGAAGTAGCAGCTCTTATTGGGATCCTTTGAAGTTTCGATTGCCTTGTCCTTGGCAAATAATGCATGAAACTCCTTAAAAACACTCATGGCCTCATCCATTAAGTTGCTAGGGACTCCATGGTTGATCACCTATTAGGTGGTACAAAACATAGCATAACacaaacttataaaatatgaaaaaaaatttgccaaaaGTGGTTCATATTGTGATCATGTTTGATGCCAAGCATCTAGTAGGAATAAATCATTGTCTGATAAAATAATGGAAAGAAAAGATGTGGTTGGAATCTGAAAGAATCCAAACTCTTGGCTAGcttcaaaaatttgttgaattacatCTGTTTGATCATGACCCCCAAGATCAATCACTGGAATATTGTTGGCTAAAGGAACAGTGAGTTTCCCTGGTCTTTTTCCCGGTGGGAGTATATATGATTCTGGCAAGGATCGACCATTGCACCAGCTTGAAACAAGGTGCTCCATGACTTACAACACAGATCTATAAGGAAAAAGGAATGTCTGTGGTGTGGTGTGAAGAGTGTCGGCCACAAACAACTTACACAAATCCTTCAAAAGCTTCCtcaagttgttgaagaaagatAACATTACATTTTCCTCCTGTCGTATTGCACCACGACAAGTGGACCCTGCACTTGGCCTCTTAAAAATGATACATATTAATATGTTACCTTTTTAGTATGTATTATAGTACTGAATCACTATTTGCCTTTAGTTAGTTTTGCCAATCCATAATATGTTACCTTTAAAAGTTAGTGAACCATATTACTTAGTAGGCacattgggattttttttttttttttggtgttaaatttgtattataatattattaatttgtcaCAACTTATATGATATTTAAAAAGACTGGTTATAATCAGAGCTTTCAGCTTAGTAATCGTGTAAATAACTTAGATTGACTTAATTATTTGGAAACTTCTTAGCTTGCATTGTGCTAGTAATTTAAACCTATAATTACTCTAATTAGATGATGTCCTCATGCATGGATGCCTggtaatttcatttaaaaatagtttttatttttttgagatccATATATAATACTCATTTTGTTATATAGTATTTCTAATGTTTCCCATAATATTGTTGAATGctttaaaacttaattttcttaattcatattttataatttttccttatCCTAGAAGTAGTTTCCAATTATTGAGTGAGTTTTCTTTATTAATCTATGTATATGATATTGGAATTGCATAGTTATTAGAAATTTCTAGGAGTCTataccatattataaatttaatattaaaataataacataaCATCTAGATActttgtcaaaaaagaaaaaagaaaaaaaaaagatctagaTAAAAGGTAGACTTTATTTCTAAATCTGAACATTTCCTCAACCACTTCATTCTCACCACCAAATCCCAAGACCCCAATCTCAAATAATTTGTTCATAATCTAAATGAATCATTATTATTTGAATACCAACATAAAGAGAAcataatcaaacaaaagaaaattgttaaatatacTTCCATTTATCAATATTTAATTGCCTCTAATAGGGCCATTAAATCcttaaaaatgcaaaacaaaaaacaaagggaatgctaaaattcaagaaacGTATAAGCTAAAATTGGGAGAACTAATCTcgtattattaattttacacaGGAGTTTTGTCTTTATATAAAGAAGTAGAGAACACTACTTAACTTACAATTGTATATCAAAACCTAACAACAAATGAAGTAATTTGAAGCTAATCCTAACATACCGCAACAACTATAATCAATAGTATTaacaaaagtaataaaaaaaaatacaagtggATAAGTATTATATGTGAAAAATACATGAGaaagaacataaaatttttatgctaaataaattcatacttaattATGTGAaaaagacttttatttttttaaagagtaatTCTAcgtgaccccccccccccccccccaaaaaaaagaaggagggTACAGTGCCCACTAGTAGGTAACCTGCTACACTaggttacttttttctcacatttgacggattcatcctcacattgtgcaattccaacatcacatatgacagttcttttctcacatttgatgatccccttacttttttctcacatttgacaatttcattctcacattgtgcagttctaacattacatgtgatagttcttttctcacatttggtggttcccttacttttttctcacatttgacggttccattttcacattgtgtagttccaatattacatatgacagtttttttctcatatttggtggttctcttatttttttattctcatatttgacggtttcatcctcatattgtgcggttctaacatcatatgtgacagttcttttgtcacattgggtggtttccttacttttttctcacacttgatggttccatcctcacatgtgacattttttttctcacatttgtggttcccttacttttttttctcatatttgacggATTCATCCTAACATTGTGCTGTTCCAAAATCACATATAACagttcttttatcacatttggtggttaccttatttttttctcacacttgacggtttcatcctcacattatgcaattccaacattacatgtgacagttcttttctcacatttgatggttcccttactttttttctcacatttgacggttccatcctcacattatgtagttccaacatcacatgtgattgttCTTTTCACACATTTGAtggttttcttacttttttctcacacttaaCGGTATCATTCTCATATTGTgcggttccaacatcacatatgacagttcttttgtcacattaggTGGTTCCAACATTACacatgacagttcttttctcacatttgatagttcctTTACTTtatttctcatatttgatggttccatccttacattgtgtagttccaacatcacatgtgactattCTTTTCTCATGTTtgatggttcccttactttttttttacacttaaCGGTACCatcttcacattgtgcagttccaacatcacatgtgatagttcttttctcacatttggtgattcccttacttttttcccacatttgacggtttcatccttatattgtgcggttccaacatcacatatgacagttcttttgtcacattgggtggctcccttactttttttctcacatttaactgttccatcctcacattgtacgGTTCCAACATTACATATGACAATTCTTTTATTACATTGGGTAGTTCCTTTACtgttttctcacacttgacggtTCCATCTTTACATTttgcaattccaac contains the following coding sequences:
- the LOC115959462 gene encoding hyoscyamine 6-dioxygenase-like, whose translation is MEHLVSSWCNGRSLPESYILPPGKRPGKLTVPLANNIPVIDLGGHDQTDVIQQIFEASQEFGFFQVINHGVPSNLMDEAMSVFKEFHALFAKDKAIETSKDPNKSCYFYTSSPNYATEKFHFWRDGLVHHCNPLEKYIQFWPERPPRYREVVGPYTAEVRKLGFRILEFTSQGLGISPDHFSSGLSENQTLLVNHYPPCPDPSLTLGVGKHRDPGGINILLQSDVYGLQVFKDEEWVGVEPIPYAFVINIGYPLQIISNGKLKGAEHRVVTNSNVARTIASLFFNPSSETLVEPAKALIDASNPALYKSLTYKDFLSKYIAASSDSKALEEVLSTTL